From Zingiber officinale cultivar Zhangliang chromosome 5B, Zo_v1.1, whole genome shotgun sequence, the proteins below share one genomic window:
- the LOC121986797 gene encoding uncharacterized protein LOC121986797, with protein MANRPARDNRNPNYANRNNNEDANPPPRVSLSREDLMAIATIVATTLQGLETPSANQDPNPPPEVQPHGIKYYYESLRKNRAPTFDGNPDPEVGQNWLKNIETQLRLLEILEVFKVDVVTPFLEDKARKWWETISPAMTEVGPVTWQQFKEMFLKQYYPIEFRLQKLSEFENFTQAPGMSVLEYTSKFNSLRTYAPTIMADDTLKLHRFKKGLSSRIQSALAIYKATNFVDLMGATIRAKTDIKRREEEGKNKRPLASQSSPSEQRLKRLNLSSGQSKGPSFTLPSQSIKSCPTCNSRHLGECRRISGACFNCGKMGHRIMDCPEPKKQGAVSNSDAVQNKPKENKSNAREFAMTQEEVDNASDVVAGNILINKMTVYVLFDCGATDSFISKRFTMKLGLRAEILSEPYKVATPTNKAIETHKLHRSCQVSIGNHIFEADLIQLNMVEFDAILGMDWLAKNHAIVDCHRKSVKLRTSSQEEIIYHGKAKEKRLLLSVSQTWKAMRGGDGIYLDMISEVGEKIEARLEEIPVVQDFLDVFPEELPGTVPDREVDFEINLAPCAVPISKAPYRMAPTELKELKK; from the coding sequence ATGGCTAATAGACCCGCCCGGGACAACCGTAACCCCAACTATGCTAACCGCAACAACAATGAAGATGCAAACCCTCCCCCAAGAGTTAGCCTAAGCCGAGAAGATTTAATGGCCATCGCTACCATCGTAGCAACCACACTGCAAGGGTTAGAGACACCAAGTGCCAACCAGGATCCCAACCCGCCACCAGAAGTCCAACCGCATGGTATTAAGTACTACTATGAGTCCCTTCGGAAAAACAGAGCCCCGACGTTTGATGGCAACCCTGACCCAGAAGTTGGTCAAAATTGGCTCAAGAATATTGAGACTCAGCTTCGACTACTAGAAATCCTGGAGGTGTTTAAAGTGGATGTTGTGACACCCTTCCTAGAAGATAAGGCACGCAAGTGGTGGGAAACCATTTCACCAGCAATGACTGAAGTTGGACCAGTGACATGGCAACAATTTAAAGAGATGTTCTTAAAGCAGTACTATCCAATTGAATTCAGGTTACAGAAGCtgagtgaatttgaaaactttacTCAAGCTCCAGGAATGTCTGTACTGGAGTACACCTCAAAGTTCAACTCGCTCAGGACCTATGCCCCAACCATCATGGCAGATGACACCCTGAAGCTACATCGCTTCAAGAAGGGTTTGAGTAGCCGAATTCAATCAGCATTAGCAATCTACAAGGCAACTAACTTCGTTGATCTGATGGGAGCAACCATTAGAGCCAAAACAGACATCAAACGGcgtgaagaagaaggaaagaacaAGCGACCCCTTGCGAGTCAATCTTCCCCAAGTGAACAAAGGTTAAAACGGCTCAACCTATCAAGTGGCCAGTCCAAAGGACCCTCTTTTACTTTGCCCTCCCAAAGCATTAAGTCATGTCCTACTTGTAACTCCAGACATCTTGGAGAATGTCGTAGGATCTCTGGTGCATGCTTCAACTGTGGGAAGATGGGGCACCGAATTATGGATTGTCCTGAACCCAAGAAACAAGGGGCAGTATCAAATTCTGATGCAGTCCAGAATAAACCAAAGGAGAATAAGTCCAACGCTAGGGAGTTCGCTATGACTCAAGAAGAGGTGGACAACGCAAGCGATGTGGTGGCAGGTAACATTCTAATCAACAAAATGACTGTCTATGTATTGTTTGACTGTGGTGCCACTGATTCTTTTATATCTAAAAGATTCACTATGAAGTTAGGACTTAGAGCTGAAATACTTAGTGAACCATATAAAGTAGCTACGCCCACTAATAAGGCTATCGAAACTCATAAGTTGCATCGAAGCTGTCAGGTCAGTATTGGTAATCATATATTCGAAGCTGATCTGATTCAACTAAACATGGTTGAGTTCGATGCCATTCTTGGAATGGATTGGTTGGCCAAGAACCACGCAATAGTGGATTGCCACAGGAAGAGTGTCAAACTTCGGACTTCAAGCCAAGAAGAAATCATCTACCATGGCAAGGCTAAGGAAAAGAGATTGCTCCTGTCCGTATCTCAGACTTGGAAAGCCATGAGGGGTGGTGATGGAATCTATCTAGATATGATAAGTGAGGTGGGAGAGAAGATTGAGGCTAGGCTAGAAGAAATTCCAGTCGTTCAAGACTTCCTAGATGTATTTCCTGAGGAATTACCTGGCACAGTTCCAGACCGTGAAGtagactttgaaattaatttggcaCCATGTGCAGTGCCAATATCAAAGGCACCGTACCGGATGGCCCCGACGGAACTCAAAGAACTAAAAAAATAA